The Miscanthus floridulus cultivar M001 chromosome 6, ASM1932011v1, whole genome shotgun sequence genomic interval gatcttggccttggctagcccatagtccataatgtcgagcgcagagcccgtgcatgtgtaggaggaacaggcacaactaaggaaccgcagccgaccacccataacgcagagtgcgGAGCCTGTGACACGTGTGGGGAGAGATCGAAGACCGGGTTTTCTCcgaagaaaacaaaaaagaatgtatgctgctcgctgatcggtgaaatatcttgAAAATTTGGAGCAAAATGTTTGGCGTTTTGGAGAAACGTTTTGTGACAGTTTAGAGAGAACATATTCGGTGAATGGGAGAAAGCATGTTCGGTGAATTGGAGATTATGtattcggcgaattggagattacatgttcggcgaattggagaatacgttcggcgaattggagaatacgTTCGATGAATTGGAGATTtagagaaacgtggtcggcgacAACGTTGGTGGAGCTCATCATGAAGTGGCGTAAAAAACCCGATGATTGTAAGTGGAGATTTAAACCAtagtggagaaaaaatggagaaaaattatgaaaatcaaaactttattcatcataaagtggagagtacatatctaaggcgtttcaaggatagaaacgtatgaggtgctcgatatgccaagagttaggaacatcgattccatctaagtcacataggcgataagaccttgGTTAGGTAGCATCTTTGATGACGTAAGGTCCTTcccaggggaggagagcttgtgcatccctttagttttcTACTTTCTGCGAAGGACAAGGTCAccaacagcaaatgaacgacctttgacgttgcagttgtagtaccttcgcaagccttctagatacttggctatgcggacacaagtgattaggcgttcctcctcggccctatcgacgtcctctgtccaaacagctGCGGCTTGTTCTTCATcaaaattttccaccctaggtgctcggaaggtaatatccgctggaagtatggcttctgagccgtagaccaagaagtatggagacatgctagtgctgcgactagcttgagtatgcaatccctagactatagctgatagctctttgagccatctgcctagatgTTTATCATCTTTCTAAAAtaatctctttttgagggcatccagTATCATACCGTTCGCTCGTTCGACCtgaccattggctctaggatgggcaatagagacgtatttgatggagatacaATGGTCTTCGTAGAAATCCTAAAAGTGATGGCCaatgaatgtagttccgaggtcggtgatgatgctattcgggagaccaaatctgtggatgatgtctttgaagagctcgagtgctttctttgcagtagcggagacgagcggtttatactcaatccacttggagaacttattaaTGGCGATGTATATGTACCAGAAACCTCCTGGTGCTGGCTTAAAAGgaccaatcatgtctagtccccagcatgcaaaaggccatgaGGCTGGAATGGTCTGCAACTCTTGTGTCGATACGTGTATTtgtttggcaaaaaattggcatccttcacaacgtcggacgaggtcttctgcattggagatggcggtgggctagtaaaagccTGCTCGAAAGGCTTtgtcgaccagtgttctcgaagccacATGGttgtcgcaggaaccagagtgaattttgagcagtaacttcactccgtcttctgggatgatgcatttttgcaaaatcccttccttggcacttttcctcatcaagttgccgtttAACAGCACATAATGTTTGCTCCGATGAGTTAAGCGTTTGGTTTTAGTTTTATCGGCTGGTACTTCGGCGCTatagaggtacttgatgaattgttccctccaatcggcggtcggcaaaggtaccataagtaccagctgctcggtgggTGGAACTTCCTAAATTTCTTTTTATTCTTTAATGGACGGCGCCACAAGATCTTGGATGAAGACCTGGGCAGAACCACGGcacgagaggagcctaacttggacaaGTAATTGATGATCTAATTTTGGTcgcataccacgtggtggtactcgataccgtagaacttcccttcaagcttcctaatttcaGTGCAATAAGCGTCCATCTTATCATTGGaacaagaccaatctttgttaagctggttgatgaccagcgtggagtccccgtataccataaggCATTTGACGTCGAGCTCAatagctatacggagtccgtggagacatgcttcgtattcggcggtgttgttggaggccgcGAAGTGTATCtagaggacgtatcggagcttatccttggtcgatgtgatgaacagaatgcccgcactagcaccgttgatgttgagggcgccgtcgaagtacatcacccagtgcttagGGTAGGTAGTGGTGATGGGCTcttagatctcggtccactcagcgacaaaatcagcgagcgcctgagacttgatcgtaggcctgcttctgaattcaatggagtaagtgccgagctcgatagcccacttgatgatatggccattggcctctttgttgtggaggatgtcccccagagggaactcggtgaccacggcgatcttgtagtactcaaagcAGTGGTGGAGTTTGCGCGACGTAATCAGGATGGCATATAACAACTTCTagacctaaggataatgagtcttgggcttGTTAagaacctcgctaatgaagtaagtcggacgttgcaccttataggcgtgtctGGCCTCCTCGCATTCGACCACAATTACTGTGCTGATGACGCGagaggtggcggcgatgtagattagGAGAGTCTCATCGGACCGTggtgccgtcatgatcggaggctttgtaaggaacaacttaagctgctcgaaagctgcaTCTGCCTCTTCTAACTaggaaaagtgctcggaggccatgaggagtttgaagaaaggtaaacctttttcgccgaggtgcgatatgaagcggcttaatgcAGCCATGCAGCCAGTAAGCTTctgtgatggcggagaccttatcgAGATTGGGTTCTATGCCTCATGCGCTGataatgtagcctaggagtataccggatagaactccaaagatgcactttgaagggttcagcttccatcggtatcttTTTATGTTGgtgaatgtttcttcgaggtcggcgataagattattggtggtcttggacttgatgaccacatcgtcgatgtaagcatCGACGTTGTGgctgatctgttgatcgaggcacatttgGATAGCCCGTTGATAAGTtgccccggcattcttgagtctgaaggacatggtgatATAGCAATacgcgccgaaaggcgtgatgaatgatgtcttgatttgATCTTCTTTCTTGAGAGAGAcatggtgatagccagagtaatagtcaaggaaagagagtaattcgtagccagtggtggagtcaacaaccttgtctatccgaggcaaactgAAGggatctttagggcagtgtttgttaagatcagtataatcaacacacattctccattctttattctttttttgaacaagaatagggttcGCTAACCAatcaagatgatacacttcttttataaatacGGTAGCTAAgagctgttttatttctaccctaatagcctccttcttgtctggcatgaattggcgaagtttctgcttgatcggtttggcggtcggcgagacattcaaggagtgctcgatcttctcccgcggtaccccctagcatgtctgcaggtttccaagcaaacacatcgtcGTTGGCACGTaagaaggagacgagcgtgctttcctatttggggtcaaggtgagccccaatcttcacggtcttggaggggtcgtcgagcccgaggccgacctccttcacttccttggacttggcggaagcATAGGGAGGTTCTAGCTCTGGTATCTCCATGTCGACGGGTAGCAttttggcttcggcgaccatgctggccatctggatggagaggtcggtagcttCGGCAAGAGCgtgactctctgtctcgcaggcgtaggcgatggagaggttagcccgcagggccagaactcctgtaggcgaaggcatcttcagcaccaagtACGCATAgtgcggtatagccatgaacttggccagagctggccgaccaagtatggcatggtaagcGGTGTTGAAATCAGCGACGTAGAAGTTAATGTGCTTGACGCAATAGTTGCTCActgtgccaaactgtactggtagcataatctctccaagcggtttggaggccctaccgggtaccacaccccaaaaagaGGAATCATAGGGCGTTAGATCTGCTAATCccaggcccagctcctttaggactctagcaaagaggaggttcagagcgctcccaccgtcgatgccttttggatggttgcatcgaggacaaggGGTAAGCgccctatgtagggaatgtccgcccactggtcatccctactgaaggtgataggaacctcagaccatgggcgatagctagggttggcgacagCGTCATCTACGGTGATGTTGAGCACCCACCGTGCGGCGaccttccgttcccttctgctttcggtggaggcaaggcccccaaagatggtggcgaccaccttgtcgtggtcctggaaggcattgccattgcccctaggtggtcggtgacctCTGGCTCTGTCATTAGCATTGTCGTCTAGCTTTTTGTTCTGGAATTCATTAGCTTtgtcgaccagtgttcttgaagccacGTGGttgtcgcaggaaccagagtgaatttcgagcaGTAACTTCACTCCATCTTCtggggtgatgcatttttgcaaaatcccttccttggcacttttcctcatcaagttgccgtttAACAGCACATAATGTTTGCTCCGATGAGTTAAGCGTTTGGTTTTAGTTTTATCGGCTGGTACTTCGGCGCTacagaggtacttgatgaattgttccctccaatcagcggtcggcaaaggtaccgtaagtaccagctgctcggtgggTGGAACTTCCTGAATTTCTTTTTATTCTTTAATGGACGGCGCCACAAGATCTTGGATGAAGACCCGGGCAGAACCACGGCACGAGAGGAGCCCAACTTGGACAAGTAATTGATGATCTAattttggtcgcgtaccacgtggtggtactcgataccatagaacttcccttcaagcttcctaatttcaGTGCAATAAGCGTCCATCTTATCATTGGaacaagaccaatctttgttaagctggttgatgaccagcgcggagtccccgtataccataaggCATTTGACGTCGAGCTCAatagctatacggagtccgtggagacatgcttcgtattcggcggtgttgttggaggccgcGAAGTGTATCcagaggacgtatcggagcttatccttggtcgatgtgatgaacagaatgcccgcactagcactgttgatgttgagggcaccgtcgaagtacatcacccagtgcttagGGTAGGTAGTGGTGATGGGCTcttagatctcggtccactcagcgacaaaatcagcgagcgcctgagacttgatcgtaggcctgcttctgaattcaatggagtaagtgccgagctcgatagcccacttgatgatacggccgttggcctctttgttgtggaggatgtcccccagagggaactcggtgaccacggtgatcttgtagtactcaaagcAGTGGTGGAGTTTGCGCGACGTAATCAGGATGGCGTATAACAACTTCTAGACCTAtggataatgagtcttgggcttgttaagaacctcgctgatgaagtatatcggacgttgcaccttataggcgtgtctGGCCTCCTCGCATTCGACCACAATTACTGTGCTGACGACGCGagaggtggcggcgatgtagattagGAGAGTCTCATCGGACCATggtgccgtcatgatcggaggctttgtaaggaacaacttaagctgctcgaaagctgcaTCTGCCTCTTCTAACCAGGAAAAGTGCTCAGAGGccatgaggagtttgaagaaaggtaaacctttttcgccgaggtgcgatatgaagcggcttaatgcAGCCATGCAGCCAGTAAGCTTctgtgatggcggagaccttatcgGGATTGGGTTCTATGCCTCGTGCGCTGataatgtagcctaggagtataccggatagaactccaaagatgcactttgaagggttcagcttccatcggtatcttTTTATGTTGgtgaatgtttcttcgaggtcggcgataagattattggtggtcttggacttgatgaccacatcgtcgatgtaagcatCGACGTTGTGgctgatctgttgatcgaggcacatttgGATAGCCCGTTGATAAGTcgccccggcattcttgagtctgaaggacatggtgatATAGCAATAcacgccgaaaggcgtgatgaatgatgtcttgatttgATCTTCTTTCTTGAGAGAGAtatggtgatagccagagtaatagtcaaggaaagagagtaattcgtagccagtggtggagtcaacaaccttgtctatccgaggcaaactgAAGggatctttagggcagtgtttgttaagatcagtataatcaacatacattctccattctttattctttttttgaacaagaatagggttcGCTAACCAatcaagatgatacacttcttttataaatacGGTAGCTAAgagctgttttatttctaccctaatagcctccttcttgtctggcatgaattggcgaagtttctgcttgattggtttggcggtcggcgagacattcaaggagtgctcgatcttctcccgcggtacccctagcatgtctgcagctttccaagcaaacacatcgtcGTTGGCACGtaagaaggagacgagcgcgctttcctatttggggtcaaggtgagccccaatcttcacggtcttggaggggtcgtcgagcccgaggccgacctccttcacttccttggacttggcggaagcATAGGGAGGTTCTAGCTCTGGTATCTCCATGTCGACGGGTAGCGttttggcttcggcgaccatgctagccatctggatggagaggttggtatCTTTGGCGAGAGCacgactctctgtctcgcaggcgtaggcgatggagaggttagcccgtagggccagaactcctgcaggcgaaggcatcttcagcaccaagtACGCATAgtgcggtatagccatgaacttggctagagctagccgaccaagtatggcatggtaagcGGTGTTGAAATCGGCGATGTAGAAGTTAATGTGCTCGACGCAATAGTTGCTCaccgtgccaaactgtactggtagcataatctctccaagcggtttggaggccctgccgggtaccacaccccaaaaagaGGAATCATAGGGCGTTAGATCCGCTAATCccaggcctagctcctttaggactctggcaaagaggaggttcagagcgctcccaccgtcgatgccttttggatggttgcatcgaggacaaggGGTAAGCgccctatgtagggaatgtccacccactggtcatccctgctgaaggtgataggaacctcagaccatgggtgatagctagggttggcgacagCGTCATCTACGGTGATGTTGAGCACCCGCCGTGCGGCGaccttccgttcccttctgcttttggtggaggcaaggcccccaaagatggtggcgaccaccttgtcgtggtcctggaaggcattgccattgcccctaggtggtcggtgacctCTGGCTCTGTCATTAGCATTATCGTCCAGCTTTTTGTtctagaattccttagccaacccgaggcagtccttcattttgtgcttggcattcttgtggagcaggcacgggccatcgaggatcttcctgtactgctcatcatagttgcactTGGCACGAGGTTCGTTGATGACaacgacgatgtggtctggtcggcaATGGTGATTTTGGCCAGACTTAGGCCCTTCTTGCCGATCTCGACCACTATTATAAGGATAACTATGGTCGTCGAAATGGCGGTTGCTATGGCGTCGGTCGGCGGGGCGGTCGTCATACCAGCGTGTTGGTCGTtgggtgcccgcatcctcattgaagcgcacctcggcctcctcggcatcggcgtactagttggcggttgtgatcatctcgccgatcccagtaggcggcttgcggttgaacttggagcagagCTCGTGGTGGTGGagtccttggatgaaggcgatgaggacctcagcttctgtgaggttggggatagagttcctcatctcggaaaagcgtcagatgtagctgcggaggagctcagaCGGCTTCTAGTCGATGCAGTTTAggtcatgcttggtgcctggccgagTGCACGTGGCCATGTAGTTATCGGTGAAGAGTTTTTTCAAATCCTcctaggatctgatggagtccggggcaaggctggtaaaccagctcatggcagcaggcgtcagcatgataggaagatagtttgccatgacattaGAGTCTCCTCCGGCGACACGGAcagtagtggcataagcctgtagccactgtgtcgggttcattcttcctttgtagggctcgaccccagtgatcttgAAACCATGAGGCCACTAAAGCGTTCGGAGTGTCCTTGTAAATGTTGGAGGCCCCTCGGAGTTGTCGACGCCGTCGTCAGTGGTATTGCCATCGATGAGTGGTTCGAcagctgagtctgggttaccgtactcttgttcGTACTCCTGACGGTGGCggatttcatcttcatggcgaccaaatcGATGTTCGTCGATGCGCCATTGTGCATCTCGACGATTGTTGAGATGCACCcggacgtcctggtcgacctcctggtcatgttggcggtgatgtttGGCGTGATCGCCCCTAGCTCCACCTTGGGGGCTGCCTATCGTcgtggtgctggtcggtgaagcaacTTTGGTGGCAGTCGGTCCTTGTGGTAACTGATCGGTGGATCAAAGTGGAGTAAGAGGGTCtctgatcctagcggatctcattgacctgacagtgcgctgctttaagcatggtagcgaccttggcgagcttagGTGTCTGCGGGAGGCGGgtgagctcgttggcggctactaccagattggcgcttggagtcctaaaaacatcgtggccatcaacgcagagaaactcttcatcgaggTTGCGCTGGAGTGATTTTGGCCAGACTTAGGCCCTTCTTGCCGATCTCGACCACTATTATAAGGATAACTATGGTCGTCGAAATGGCGGTTGCTGTGGCATCGGTCGGCGGGGCGGTCGTCATACCAGCGTGTTGGTCGTtgggtgcccgcatcctcgttgaagcgcacctcggcctcCTCGGCATCGACGTActagttggcggttgtgatcatctcgccgatcccAGTAGgcggcttgcgattgaacttggagcagagCTCGTGGTGGTGGagtccttggatgaaggcgatgaggacctcagcttctgtgatgtttgggatagagttcctcatctcggaaaagcctcggatgtagctacggaggagctcagatggcttttGGTCGATGCAGTTTAggtcatgcttggtgcctggccgagTGCACGTGGCCATGTAGTTATCGGTGAAGAGTTTTTTCAAATCCTcctaggatctgatggagtccgaggcaaggctggtaaaccagctcatggcagcaggcgtcagcatgataggaagatagtttgccatgacattaGAGTCTCCTCCGGCGACACGGAcagtagtggcataagcctgtagccactgtgtcgggttcattcttcctttgtAGGGCTCAACCCTAGTGATCTTGAAACCATGAGGCCACTAAAGCATTCGGAGTGTCCTTGTAAATGTTGGAGGCCCCTCGGAGTTGTCGACGCCGTCGTCAGTGGTATTGCCATCGATGAGTGGTTCGAcagctgagtctgggttaccgtactcttgttcGTACTCCTGACGGTGGCggatttcatcttcatggcgaccaaatcGACGTTTGTCGATGCGCCATTGTGCATCTCGACGATTGTTGAGATGCACCCGgatgtcctggtcgacctcctggtcatgttggcggtgatgtttGGCGTGATCGCCCCTAGCTCCACCTTGGGGGCTGCCTATCGtcgcggtgctggtcggtgaagcaacTTTGGTGGCGGTCGGTCCTTGTGGTAACTGATTGGTGGATCAAAGTGGAGTAAGAGGGTCtctgatcctagcggatctcattgacctgacagtgcgctgctttaagcatggtagcgaccttggcgagcttaggcgtctgcgggaggcgggtgagctcgttggcggctactaccagattggcgctcggagtCCTAAAAACATCGTGGCCATCAACGCAgagaaactcttcatcgaggTTGCGCTGGAGTGATTTTGGCCAGACTTAGGCCCTTCTTGCCGATCTCGACCACTATTATAAGGATAACTATGGTCGTCGAAATGGCAGTTGCTGTGGCGTCAGTCGGCGGGGCAGTCGTCATACCAGCGTGTTGGTCGTtgggtgcccgcatcctcgttgaagcgcacctcggcctcCTTGGCATCGGCGTActagttggcggttgtgatcatctcgccgatcccagtaggcggcttgcggttgaacttggagcagagCTCATGGTGGTGGagtccttggatgaaggcgatgaggacctcagcttctgtgatgttggggatagagttcctcatctcagaaaagcgtcggatgtagctgcggaggagctcagaCGGCTTCTGGTCGATGCAGTTTAGGTCgtgcttggtgcctggccgagTGCACGTGGCCATGTAGTTATCGGTGAAGAGTTTTTTCAAATCCTCCTAGGATCTGATGGAGTTCGgggcaaggctggtaaaccagctcatggcagcAGGCGTCAGCATGATAGGAAGATAGGTTGCCATGACATTAGAGTCTCCTCCGGCGACACGGACAGTAGTGGCATAAGAGTGTAGCCACTGTGTCAGGTTCATTCTTCCtttgtagggctcgaccccagtgatcttgAAACCATGAGGCCACTAAAGCGTTCGGAGTGTCCTTGTAAATGTTGGAGGCCCCTCAGAGTTGTCGACACCATCGTCAGTGGTATTGCCATCGACGAGTGGTTCGAcagctgagtctgggttaccgtactcttgttcATACTCCTGACGGTGGCggatttcatcttcatggcgaccaaatcGACGTTCGTCGATGCGCCATTGTGCATCTCGACGATTGTTGAGTTGCACCcggacgtcctggtcgacctcctggtcatgttggcggtgatgtttGGCGTGATCGCCCCTAGCTCCACCTTGGGGGCTGCCTATCGtcgcggtgctggtcggtgatGCAACTTTGGTGGCGGTCGGTCCTTGTGGTAACTGATCGGTGGATCAAA includes:
- the LOC136460680 gene encoding uncharacterized protein; this encodes MYFDGALNINSASAGILFITSTKDKLRYVLWIHFAASNNTAEYEACLHGLRIAIELDVKCLMVYGDSALVINQLNKDWSCSNDKMDAYCTEIRKLEGKFYGIEYHHVVRDQN
- the LOC136460681 gene encoding uncharacterized protein; translation: MLPVQFGTVSNYCVEHINFYIADFNTAYHAILGRLALAKFMAIPHYAYLVLKMPSPAGVLALRANLSIAYACETESRALAKDTNLSIQMASMVAEAKTLPVDMEIPELEPPYASAKSKEVKEVGLGLDDPSKTVKIGAHLDPK
- the LOC136460679 gene encoding uncharacterized protein; amino-acid sequence: MLPVQFGTVSNYCVKHINFYVADFNTAYHAILGRPALAKFMAIPHYAYLVLKMPSPTGVLALRANLSIAYACETESHALAEATDLSIQMASMVAEAKMLPVDMEIPELEPPYASAKSKEVKEVGLGLDDPSKTVKIGAHLDPK